CGCCTCGTAGTCGTAGCCCTGCACCGAGTTGGGCTGCACCTCGAGCTCGCCGAAGCCCTCGACCTCGAACTTGTCGCCGACGTTCAGCTCGGTGCCGTCGAGCAGCATCGACGCCACGTGCACCGACAGCGCGCCCTGCGCCTGCGCGTCCCACAGCGCGAAGCGCTTGAGCGTGCCGTTGTGGATGTACTCCTTCATGGCGTTCGGGGTGGAGAAGCCGACGAGGGTGATGTCGGTGCGGCCCAGGTTCTCGAGCGCCTGAGCGGTGCCCGGCAGGGCGTTCGCGTCGGGGGCGATGATCGCCTTGAGATCGGGGTTGGCGTTGATGAGCGCCTCGGCCTGCTGCACCGCCTGCTCGGTCTGGTTCTCCGAGAAGATCGTGTCGACGACGTCCCACTCGGTCTCGTCCGCGATGATCGACTTCGCCACCTCGGCCCACTGGTTCTGGTCGGTCACGGTGGGGCTCGAGTAGTGGAAGGCCACCTTCGCGGCGTCGTCGGCCGCGATGTCCTCGAGCGTCATGTCGACGAGCAGCTCGCCCAGCTGGTCGGGGGTGCCCTGGCTGATGTAGAACTGGCGGCACTCGGGGTTCACGTCGGAATCCCAGGTGAGCGTCACCACGCCCTGCTCGCGGGCCTTGTCGAGCGATTGGCACAGGCCGTCGGGGGTGGTCGACGACACGATGACCGCGTCGAAGCCCTGGCCGACGTAGGTGTTGATGAGCTCGACCTGCTTCGCGGCCGAGGCCTCGGGCGAGCCGAGGTACTGCACGTCGAGCCCCAGCTCCTCGCCGGCCTCGACGGCACCGGCGCCGCCGGCCTCGAAGAAGCCGACGCCGGTGAGCTTCGGGATGAACGCGATCTGGGCGCCGCTGCCGCCGCCCTCGCCGCCCTCGCCGCCGCCCGAGCCGCCGTTCGAGCTGCACCCGGTGAGGGCCACGACGCCCACTGCTGCGACCGCGATGGCCGCCTTCAAACGATTCCGCATCGAATCTCTCCAATCAATCTGTGGCGATCGCTCGCCGTTTCTCTACTTCACACTTCCGACGCGGCAGCGACCGGGGTGCGCGGGCCGTCGGCCGCCCCCGCCTGCCTGCGCAGGTTCTCCCGGCGCACGCGGTTGTTCCGCACGCGCTCCGACCAGTTGGCGCTCCACCAGCGCAGGCTCGCGACGGCCACGAGGATCACCCCGGTGAACACGGCGACCTCGTTCTCCGAGAGCCGCGCGAACCGCAGGCCCTGCTGCAGGAAGCCGATCACGAAGGTCGCGACCACCACGCCGAAGATCGATCCCTCGCCCCCGTACATCGACACGCCGCCGATCACCACGAGGGTCAGCACCGGCATGAGCAGCGAGGCCCCGATGTCGGCGCGCGCCGATCCCACGTACGAGGTCAGCAGGATCCCGACGATGCCGGCGGAGAGCGACGTGAGCACGTAGGCGCCCACGATGACGGCGTCGGAGCGGAAGCCCGCGTAGCGCGCGGCGACCGGGTTCGCTCCGATGAGGCGGGCCTGACGGCCGAAGGTCGAGCGCCCGAGCAGCATCGCGAACAGCACGGTGACCACGGCGAAGACGAGCAGCATGTTCGGCAGCCCGAAGGTGCGGCCGCCCGCGATTCCGGTGAACTCGTTGGGCAGGCCGGAGACGCCCTCGAACGAGGAGATGCCGCCCAAGCCCGACGCCGCGAGCGCGAGTCCGGCGAAGAGGAACTGGGTGCCGAGGGTGATGACCATCGGGTTGGCGCGGGTGAGGATGATGAGCAGGCCGTTGACGAGCCCCGCGGCGACCGCGGCGAGCAGACCGATCACGAGCGCGCCCCAGATGCCGACGCCGCTCTTGAAGCTCACACCCATCACGATCGCGCTGAGCGAGGCCACCGAGGCGAAGCTGATGTCGATGCCGCCCGTGATCATCACGATCGCGAGGGGCAGCGCGATGATCCCGAGGTAGATGAAGTCGGACATCGAGAACAGCAGTCGGTTCGGGTCGAGGAACTTCGAGTTGAGCGAGCTGAAGATCACGAGCTCGAGCACCAGCACCCCGATGAGGCCGACCTCCCAGCGTGCGAAGATCTTCAGTCGCGACTGCAGCGCGTTCATGAGCGCACCTCACTTTCGAGCTTCGGATGCCCCTCGGCCGTCTCATCGGCGAGGGCGCTGTAGCGGGCGGCGAGCCGCCGCTTCGAGACGAGGGCGCGCACGCGGGAGTCCGCGAAGAGCGCGGCCAGCAGGATCGCACCGATGACCGTGTCGGACCAGGAGCCGGGGATCCCGAGGAAGCTCAGCGAGCTCGTGGCCGTGCTGATGAAGATCGCACCGAAGACGGCGCCGACCACGGTGCCCACGCCGCCCGTGAGCGAGACGCCGCCGATCACGGCGGCCGCGATGGCCCGCATCTCGATGCCCTGACCGGCCTGGTTGCCGATCGAGCCCACCTGGGCCAGGAACACGAGGGCCGCGGCGCCGGCCAGCAGGCCCGAGATCGTGTAGGCGAGGATCACGATGGTGTTGGTGGAGATGCCGACGAGGTACGCGCCCTCGGCGTTGTCGCCGGTCGCGTAGAAGCTGCGTCCGAACTTGGTGCGGGCCATGAGCAGGGCGAGCGCGGCGATCACCGCGACCGCGATCCAGATGAGGATCGGCACGCCCAGTATCTCGATGCGCCCCACCCGCCGGTAGGCCGCGGGCAGGCTCTCGATCGAGTGGCCTCCGGTGATCAGGAAGGAGATGCCCCGGTAGGCCGCGAGGGTGCCGAGCGTCATCACGATGGAGGGCGCGTGGCCGTAGGTGACGCCGATGCCGTTGATCGCACCGAGCACCGCGCCGAGGCCGAGCACCGCGAGCACCGCGACCCAGATGGGGGCGCCGTCGCGCATGAGCATCGCGCCGACGATGCCCGAGAGCGCGAGCGTCGACCCGACCGAGACGTCGATGTTGCGGGTGATGATGACGATCGCGCTGCCGGCCCCGAGCAGGGCGAGGATCACGGTCGAGTTCAGCACCCGGACGAGGTTGGCGGGATCGAGGAAGCTGGAGTGGAACGCGCCGACGATCGCGACGAGCAGCACCACTCCCCCGATCGTGATGATCTCGCGATGCTTCAACAGGGACTTCATGACTGGTTGCCCTCTCTGACCGAACCGAACGAGGCGTCGCGCACCGACCTCAGCGAGATGTCGTCGCCGGCGAGCTCGCCGCGGATGCGGCCGTCGCGCATCACGAGCACGCGGTGGCTCAGGTCGACGACCTCCTCGAAGTCCGAGGAGATGAGCACGACCGCGAGGCCCTCGAGCGCCATGCGATCGATGAGGCGGTAGAGGTCCTCGCGGGCCGCGACGTCGACGCCGCGAGAGGGCTCGTCGAGGATGATGACCGATGGGTTCGAGGCGAGCGCCTTCGCGAGCGACACCTTCTGCTGGTTGCCGCCGGACAGGTTGGCGAGCCGCCGCCTGCGGCTGCCGGCCTGCAGCGAGAGGTCGTTCGCGAAGCGGTCGGTGAGCTCGTTCTCCTTGCGGGTGCTGAGGATGCCGGCGGTGCTCACGCGCTTCAGCACCGAGGCGGTCGTGTTCTCGACCACCGAGGCGATGAGGAAGATGCCGTGCGCGTGGCGATCCTCGGGCACGTAGGCGAGACCCCGCTCGAGCGCTTTGCGCGGCGTCGGGCGCTCGAAGGCCGCGCCGTTCAGGTGCACCGCGCCGGCACCCGGGCGCAGTCCGTACAGGGTCTCGGCCAGCTCGGTGCGCCCGCTGCCGACCACGCCCGCGATCCCGAGCACCTCGCCGGGGTACACCTCGAACGAGACATCGACGAAGCCCTGCCCGCTCATCGACTCGACCGTCATCACCGGTGTGTCGCCGCGATCGAAGGCGGCGCCGCTGTTGCGGCGCTGCTGCAGCTGCGCATCGGGGACCATGGCCTGCACGAGCGCGTCGACGTCGACCTCGGAGGTGTGCGACTGCAGCACCATGTTGCCGTCGCGCAGCACGGTCACACGGTCGCAGAGCTCGAAGATCTCGGACATGCGGTGGCTCACGTAGAAGATGCCGACGCCGCTCGCGGCGAGCTGCCGCAGCTGGGCGAAGAGGCGGTCGACCTCGCGGGCGGTGAGCGCCGCCGTCGGCTCGTCGACGATGAGCAGCCGGGCCTCGCGCAGGATGCCGCGCACCAGCTCGATGAGCTGCTGGTCGGAGATCGACAGCTCGCTCGCGGGCTGCTCGAGGTCGATGGGATGGCCGAGCGATCCGATCACCTCGGAGACCTCGTCGCGGCTCACCTTGCGCGAGCCGAGGGCGAGCACGACGTTCTCGTAGACGGAGAGGTTCGGGAAGAGCTTCGGCTCCTGCGGCACCATGTAGACCGAGTTGGCGTGGGCCGCCTTCGGCGAGAGGTTCTTCACCTCGTTGCCGCCGATGGCGATGCGACCGGCGTCGGGCTCGATGAGGCCGGTGATGGCCTTCATCAACGTCGACTTGCCCGCGCCGTTGCCGCCGACGAGGGCGTGGATCTCGCCCTGGTGCACGTCGATGTTGACGCCGCGCAGCACGGGGTTCCCACCGAACGACTTCCACAGGTCGTCGACCTCGACGACTACGGGACGTTGGGTCAGCGTGTCCGACACTGTCACCTCCACAGCACTGTGAGCGATAATTCACGAGGTGAGCATGCGCTCACCCTCTGACCAGATGATCTTGACACATGCTCACGGTGTAAGCAAATGTAACTTTTCTGATCGTTACCGAAACGGCGCCTCCCGCCCGCACCCTCGCGACACCCCCTGCAGCGCCACGCCTTCCGGCGCACCCCGACGGGCCGGCGCCGGGGTAGCCTGGATCGGTGGCACGCCCCGACCTCTCCCCCGAGCAGCTCGCCGTATACGAGCGCATCGAGCACACCCGCGAGCACGTCTTCGTGACCGGGCGGGCGGGTACCGGCAAGTCGACGATCCTGGGCCACCTGTCGTGGAACACCAGCAAGATCATCGCGGTCTGCGCCCCCACCGGCGTCGCCGCCCTCAATGTGGGCGGCCAGACCATCCACTCGCTGCTGCGCCTCCCCACCGGCATCATCGCCGATCACGACCTCGACCAGCCCGCCGAGCTCAAGAAGATGCTCGCCTCCATCGACACGCTCGTCATCGACGAGATCTCGATGGTCTCGGCCGACCTCATGGACGCGATCGACCGCTCGCTGCGTCTCGCCAGGGGCAAGCGCCACGACCCGTTCGGCGGAGCCCAGATCATCATGTTCGGCGACCCCTTCCAGCTGCCGCCCGTGCCGCCCCGAGACCCCCACGAGCGCGCCTACTTCGCCGACACCTACCGCTCGCTGTGGTTCTTCGACGCGAAGGTCTGGGCCACCACGCCCATGTCGGTGATCGAGCTCAACGAGGTGCACCGGCAGCGCGACGACCGCTTCAAGCAGATCCTCGGAGCGGTGCGCCACGGCGTCGTCGAAGAGGATCAGGCGGCCGAGCTCAACGCGGCGGGCGCGCGCCCCGCGCCCCGCGACGTCATCACGCTCGCCACGACCAACGCCACCGTCAACCGCATCAACGCCGAGCGGCTCGCCGAGATCCGCGGCTCATCGCTGCGCGCCGTCGCCGAGGTCAACGGCGAGTTCAGGGAGAACACCTACCCCGCCGACGAGGTGCTCGAACTCAAACCGGGCGCCCAGGTGATGTTCCTGCGCAACGACTCCGACGGTCGCTGGGTGAACGGCACCATCGGCACGGTCTCCCGCATCGACGGCACCGTGTGGGTCGAGGTCGACCGCGAGGAGTTCGAGGTCGAGCCCACCGTCTGGGAGCGCTACCGCTACCGCTACGACGCCGAGACCAAGAAGCTCGAGAAAGAGGTCGTGGCCGAGTTCGAGCAGTTCCCGCTGCGCCTCGCCTGGGCCGTGACGGTGCACAAATCGCAGGGCCACACCTACGACGCCGCCGTGATCGACCTCGGCCCCCGCGCCTTCAGCGCCGGCCAGACCTATGTGGCGCTCAGCCGCGTGCGCTCGCTCGACGGGCTCTTCCTGCGGCGCCCGCTGCAGCCGCGCGACGTGATCGTCGACCCCAACGTCGTCAGGTTCTTCGCCGAGCGCCGCAGCCTCGAGAAGGCCTGACCCCGTTCGACGGGCCCGTGCTCGCCGCGGTCGGCTCGCGCAGCCCGGCCGCGGCCTCCGCTCCCGGCTACGCCGCGACGGCGTCGCGCGCCTTGCCGAGGTCGATGAACACGGCCGTGTTGAACGCGTATGCGGCCCGCACCTCGTCGAGCATGCGCGCGCGCTCCTCGTCATCGAGGCCGGCCCCGAGCGCGTCGAGCGCGACCCGGTACTCGTTCTTGAAATCGACGAGCGAGCCCAGCTCCGAGAAGTCGTAGAAGGCGATCCCCTCACGATCCAGGCCGTGCTGCTTCGCGACCCGCTTCGCGATCATCTGGCCGCCGGACAGGTCGC
The genomic region above belongs to Leucobacter muris and contains:
- a CDS encoding ABC transporter permease; its protein translation is MKSLLKHREIITIGGVVLLVAIVGAFHSSFLDPANLVRVLNSTVILALLGAGSAIVIITRNIDVSVGSTLALSGIVGAMLMRDGAPIWVAVLAVLGLGAVLGAINGIGVTYGHAPSIVMTLGTLAAYRGISFLITGGHSIESLPAAYRRVGRIEILGVPILIWIAVAVIAALALLMARTKFGRSFYATGDNAEGAYLVGISTNTIVILAYTISGLLAGAAALVFLAQVGSIGNQAGQGIEMRAIAAAVIGGVSLTGGVGTVVGAVFGAIFISTATSSLSFLGIPGSWSDTVIGAILLAALFADSRVRALVSKRRLAARYSALADETAEGHPKLESEVRS
- a CDS encoding ABC transporter permease subunit, translating into MNALQSRLKIFARWEVGLIGVLVLELVIFSSLNSKFLDPNRLLFSMSDFIYLGIIALPLAIVMITGGIDISFASVASLSAIVMGVSFKSGVGIWGALVIGLLAAVAAGLVNGLLIILTRANPMVITLGTQFLFAGLALAASGLGGISSFEGVSGLPNEFTGIAGGRTFGLPNMLLVFAVVTVLFAMLLGRSTFGRQARLIGANPVAARYAGFRSDAVIVGAYVLTSLSAGIVGILLTSYVGSARADIGASLLMPVLTLVVIGGVSMYGGEGSIFGVVVATFVIGFLQQGLRFARLSENEVAVFTGVILVAVASLRWWSANWSERVRNNRVRRENLRRQAGAADGPRTPVAAASEV
- a CDS encoding ATP-dependent DNA helicase codes for the protein MARPDLSPEQLAVYERIEHTREHVFVTGRAGTGKSTILGHLSWNTSKIIAVCAPTGVAALNVGGQTIHSLLRLPTGIIADHDLDQPAELKKMLASIDTLVIDEISMVSADLMDAIDRSLRLARGKRHDPFGGAQIIMFGDPFQLPPVPPRDPHERAYFADTYRSLWFFDAKVWATTPMSVIELNEVHRQRDDRFKQILGAVRHGVVEEDQAAELNAAGARPAPRDVITLATTNATVNRINAERLAEIRGSSLRAVAEVNGEFRENTYPADEVLELKPGAQVMFLRNDSDGRWVNGTIGTVSRIDGTVWVEVDREEFEVEPTVWERYRYRYDAETKKLEKEVVAEFEQFPLRLAWAVTVHKSQGHTYDAAVIDLGPRAFSAGQTYVALSRVRSLDGLFLRRPLQPRDVIVDPNVVRFFAERRSLEKA
- the lsrB gene encoding autoinducer 2 ABC transporter substrate-binding protein LsrB, with translation MRNRLKAAIAVAAVGVVALTGCSSNGGSGGGEGGEGGGSGAQIAFIPKLTGVGFFEAGGAGAVEAGEELGLDVQYLGSPEASAAKQVELINTYVGQGFDAVIVSSTTPDGLCQSLDKAREQGVVTLTWDSDVNPECRQFYISQGTPDQLGELLVDMTLEDIAADDAAKVAFHYSSPTVTDQNQWAEVAKSIIADETEWDVVDTIFSENQTEQAVQQAEALINANPDLKAIIAPDANALPGTAQALENLGRTDITLVGFSTPNAMKEYIHNGTLKRFALWDAQAQGALSVHVASMLLDGTELNVGDKFEVEGFGELEVQPNSVQGYDYEADGNGIIVMPERTVFTAENIDDFDF
- a CDS encoding sugar ABC transporter ATP-binding protein encodes the protein MSDTLTQRPVVVEVDDLWKSFGGNPVLRGVNIDVHQGEIHALVGGNGAGKSTLMKAITGLIEPDAGRIAIGGNEVKNLSPKAAHANSVYMVPQEPKLFPNLSVYENVVLALGSRKVSRDEVSEVIGSLGHPIDLEQPASELSISDQQLIELVRGILREARLLIVDEPTAALTAREVDRLFAQLRQLAASGVGIFYVSHRMSEIFELCDRVTVLRDGNMVLQSHTSEVDVDALVQAMVPDAQLQQRRNSGAAFDRGDTPVMTVESMSGQGFVDVSFEVYPGEVLGIAGVVGSGRTELAETLYGLRPGAGAVHLNGAAFERPTPRKALERGLAYVPEDRHAHGIFLIASVVENTTASVLKRVSTAGILSTRKENELTDRFANDLSLQAGSRRRRLANLSGGNQQKVSLAKALASNPSVIILDEPSRGVDVAAREDLYRLIDRMALEGLAVVLISSDFEEVVDLSHRVLVMRDGRIRGELAGDDISLRSVRDASFGSVREGNQS